The DNA window TTGAGGGAAAAGGTGGCTAAGTTCCAGGCCTTGCTGGTGTGACTGTGGGGTCTTGTTTTTGCACCACACCTGCTGAGTCTCCTGGGCTCAGTGTGATCATCCCCTCACCCAGCCTAGCCTACCTTCCCTTCCTGACCCAGGGCCTGAGGCCACTCCACCCAGGATGAGCCTAGGGACTCTCCCTTCCCAGAGAGGGTGCTGTCATACCCTTCCCCGGTGTCCATTCCAGGGAAATTCATGGGACAGCTGGTGTCACAGCTGGCTGGGGACAGATAGATCACCTAGTCTGCGTTCTCCATGGACAGAAAGGAATGTTGCAGCCCAGGGAAAAGCAGGGTGctcctggagagaattatggggtGGGTGAAGCTAAGAGGAAGGCCCAGTCTCCTACCCCAGAGAAGTTGCCTCCTGGCCCTGGGGTGGGTGCTGTGTGCTGAGGGCGGGCAGGGCCCAGGCTGCAGAGGTGCAGCACCTCTGTGCCCCATGCTCCGTGCTGGCCAGGCTCCCGGAGGAGGCCGCCAGCTTCCAGCCACGGCTGTTTGAGTGCTCCAGCCAGGAAGGCTGCCTGGTTCTCTCAGAAGTGGTGTTCTTCCGTCAAGGGGATCTGGACAAGTATGACATCATGTTGCTGGACACCTGGCAGGAGGTAAGCGGCCCCTCCTGCCTGGCTGGAGTGTGAATGGGGGTGTCTCTGTATTTGTGTAACTGGGTATGACTCCACATAAGCTGTGAATGAGTGACTATGACACTGATGGTGCAGTCATGTGGCTGTCTGTGTCAGTGTGTGACAGTACTGAGTCTTCTATGGGTCTCGTCTGACTGGGACCATGTGTGTAGTTGTGTGAAACCCTGAGTGTCTTACAATGCTGTGTGTGGCTCCAGATGACGGCACACCTTGGCCGAACCTGTCAGGGTGGAGTGAGTAACTGTCAGTGGATGGACTGACCGCGGGCGCGTGGGGTGATTCCTGTGACTATTGCTCTTGGATATGCGGCTGGGTGGGAGGCTGACGTGTCAGTGACTGTGGGGTCGAGTAACTGGCTAGAACTGGCCAGACCTTGGGGACTCTACCATGAGActcgtgtacgtgtgtgtgtgtgtgtgtgtgtgtgtgcgcacgctcACTTGCATACACACGTATGTGGCAGATAGAAAGGAACCACAGGACCAGAGGTGGGTGTGAGCAACCAagtgactctgtgtgtgtgtgccactgtgtttCTGTGTGACTTTCCAAAGTGGTGTTAAGTGGCTGATCACGTGTGACTGTCACACCATGTGTTGGACAACAGTGGATGGCAATACGTGGCTGTGATTTGCCGTCGGGCTGGATGACAAGGGAGGCTTGTGTGCCTTTGTATCACTGTGCCTGTGGAGGCCATGTCTGCGGCAGCATGTGGGTTGGTGGCAAGGCTGTGGGCACGCACCTCAGAAAAACACAAGCCctttcttcagctgcgcgggaccAGGTCAGCCCCAGCTCTCTGACCTGATTTCCTCCCACCCTCCCCTTGCTGGTTCTGCTTGCTGCTCCTGGAACATGCCAGGCGCATGGTCacttcagggcctttgcactggtGGCTTCTGCTTCATTGTCTCCTCAGACATACATGTGACTTGCtccctcataaaaaaaaaaaaaaagtcagggatttttatctattttttaaattgtggactCCCCAGTGCCTGGCATACAGTGGGTGCTCAACAAATATCTGTGGGTCGAATGCATGCATGTTGTGTGGGTGGCAGCGTGCTGGGTGTGTCCGGTTGGCCAGGGCTGTGTGGGTGGGGTTCTGAGGTCCTCATATAGACAGGGAGCCGGGAGGAGGTGTGTGGCTCCAGGCAGCCCCTCCACATGTCCCAGACCAGGCCCCCTCTGTGGCCCAGATATTCCTGTGGCTCGGTGCTGCCGCCAGTGAGCAGAAGGACGCGGTGGCCTGGGGCCAGGAGTACCTGAGGACCCATCCAGCAGGGAGAAGCCTGGCCACGCCCATGGTGCTGGTCAAGCAAGGCCACGAGCCGCCCACTTTCACAGGATGGTTCTCCACTTGGGACCCCTACATGTGGTCGGTGAGCGAGGCCCCAGACCCCTAGCCCCATCCTCATTTGCGGGGAGCGGGACCTCCCTGAGCCAACTGGAGGAGGAGGTGCTGGTCTGGCTGAGGACCTCCAACCCGTGTTCTCACTGGCCTTATCCCGGGGGTgccccttcatcctgcccagccCTGATAATTGACCTCATTCTTGCCCCCAGAACAACCAGTCCTGTGAGGAGGTGGTGAAGAGTGGGGTCTCCCACTTGGGAACAGAATCTGCCATCTCTGGGATCCCAGCAGTGAGTACTGGGAACCCTACCGTGGCAGTGCCCACAGTGGTGTCGGCTTGGATAGCATGATCCAGAGTGGGCAGGGGCCTGGTAGGTGGCCGGGGTGGCAGCCGGGGGCAAAAGGCAAGTGGGTTCAATGTCACCTCCCCGAGGAGTGCCTATTTCCAATCTTCCCCAGCGTGAGGTCCCCTCTCTGGACAGGAAATCAACAATTTCCAGCTATCCCAGTGGCCAGGCGAGAGCAGAGCAGGTCCTCCAGACCTGCCAGCCATCAAAGACACCCAGGACATCTCAGAGATGGAGCTGGGGCCCAGGGTAGGCGGCAGAAGCgccagcaacagcagcagcagtgtCAGCTTGGTCGACAGTGAGAGCCTGCCCCCCGAACGGCTGAGGTACCGGGCCGTTGAGGACCTGCCACAGGGTGTGGACCCCACCCGCAAGGAGGTGGGTGGCCATTTACTGCCCCACACCTAACGCTGGGCTGGAGGAGCCCAGGACACCATCAGCCCATTGTGCAGGGCTGGGAGGCATGTCCCAGATGGGTGGCAGTGCCCTGATGACATCTCTAGGTAGGACAGGACTCTGGGCGCTCATGACAACCTCCCCTACATCCCTCCCCCAGTTCTATCTCTCAGACGCTGACTTCCAAGACATCTTTGGGAAATCCAAGAAGGAGTTCTACGGCATGGCCAAGTGGAAGCAGCAGCAGGAGAAAAAGAAGCTGGGCTTCTTCTGAGTCCGGGGGCCTCTGCTCCCACCCCGAGGCCCCCTCACCTTTGCCAATAAAAGGCAGTGGTGTGCACCAGGTGTCGTATGTGTGCCTTCAGACCCAGATCTCTCAGTGTGCTTCTTGCTGCTCTCTCCAGACCACCCCTAGGAGCATGGGGAAGGGACATGCCCTTCACGGGGGATTTTATATCCCAGAAAGGGAGACCACCAGGCTTAGTCTTACTGTGATTTTTATAAAAACCCTTGACCTAACATTGGCCAGAGGGCGGAGAGGGCTGCAGTGTTGTTgctaacggaaatgaggacagttCCAGGGCCCGGGGCAGCTCCTGGAACCCCAGAGAGGCAGCAGCACAGACAGTATGTTAGCGTTGAAGGCCGTTCAGGGACCTCTGGCTCCGCGGTGGAGGTTGGGAGCAGCCACACCAGCCCTGCCTCCAGGTGTGGACAGAGGGCCTGACGGACTCAGGGTGGACCCCACCTGACCCCAGAGGCCTAGTCCCGGACGGAGATCTTCACAAAGAGGGTGGCTGATGGATGCTGGTCTCCGTTCTTAGATAGGAGGTGGACGTGGCGGTACCCTGGCAGGCAGGAAGGAGAGTTCTGGTCACTCAGGGAGGGTGTGCCATGGCACATCCAAGTCCTACACAAGAGAGACCCCATCCAGGCTGTCCTCTGCCCTCGCCACACACTCACCCTGCTTGAGGCTGTTCCAGGGGATGGTGCTCTGGCCGATGAAGTCATTCTTGGAGGAGGCGTCATAGTCTTCCACCACAAAGCGGACCAGCGCCAGCTCAGGCACAACCACCTCAAACTCAAACTCCGTGTCCCACCACGGGTTGAAACCTGGGGGATAGGCACCGTATCAACAGCATGCCCACCAGCATTACCAGGAGCTGGGCCCGGCTGAGGCCCAGGACTTACCGTTATTGGTGATTACAGCAGTCTGGCGACTGGCCATGTCTCGGCCCACGCCATGGATCTCCACTGTCACCTTGGGGTCCACAATTGAATTCTTACTCTTGTTGACTTTTGGCAGCTGCTGTCCAGAGATGACCTGAGGACAGGTGGGGGACAATGAAGAGTTCAGGAATGGAAGTGATGGGGGTCAGGGAGGTCCATGGGCACTGGGTCCCTCCTGGGTCTGTCCATACCCTGATGCTGAGCTGCTTCCGGGACCACCAGGGCCCTTGAGTCAGGGCGCGTGAGTTGAAGGTGGTGTTGGGGTCTCTCAGGAATGCAGGCTTCAGCACATACCCACAGGCCCCATTGTCCTGGAAACGACCCTGGTACACGTCCATCTCTGGCCCAGGTGTCTGGAAGTTCAGGGCCACTACAAGCAGGACAGAGCACTCACAGGCTGGGCTGACCTCAGGGCCCTAGAGCCAGCCTCCTCGGGTACACTGAGGCCTAGGGTTGCACAGTAAGAAGCCAGGACCCAATACCACTCCAATGCCCACTGCCTTCTCCACTCTAACTGACCCAGCATACTGACCACTTGTTAATGGGTTATATTATGCTTCTGGTGTCAGAACTCAAAGGGCTAGTACGCTAATGACGGGATTCCAGATGCTAGTGGGGAGATATTTCCAGAGTTTACCAGTTCCATGAGCCCCTGCGTCCTGCCCTGCTCAGCTCCCCAGACCTCTCACTGTGGGGCATTCAAGGCTCTGGGCTGAAACCCTCCCCAGGTGTCCTCCAACCCCAGCCAGCCCATACCAATCTGGCAGCCCCCGTTCCACATCTCCACGGGGCTGTAGTTGGAAGAGTCTGTTCTCCACCCGGCTGGGTAGATCCTGCTCAGGTGCCCCTCGTTGTGACGGACAAAGCTGTTTCCTGaggggaggtgtggctcagtcagCAGTGGAGGCCTCCCAGGGAACCCACGGCCCTCCCACCAGTTCTCTCTGGTAACAGAGAAGGCAGCCCCAACTCCAGGCCTGAGCACGAGCAGAGCAGCCAGGCCTGGCCCTGGCTGGCCCAGATGGTCAGACAGATGGCCCGCACCCTCTGCCTGCAGAGGGACTCACCTGACTCTTGGAGCATTCGGAGGGCACGGTTCTCTGAGAAGGACGCCATCTCATAGAAAGCCTGCCCGGAGGTGCCAGAACTGGAAAAGCCCCCAAAGTGGACACTCTTGCAGTAAATGACCATGTCGGAGAGCTCCTGCACCAGCCTGAGCTTGTCCTCCTGGGGGCCGTGGGGAGGCCCGGGTTAGAGTCAGAGGTTGGGGTGGGGTGGGCACTGAGAGCCAGAAGCCCAGACACAGAGAGACagaggaagacagagagaggGGGCAGAGGTTCTGAATGGCAGCCAGAGAACTGAGATAAGGCTAATGTCCCAGGGGGCGGGGGAAGGAGGTACCCCAGGGCCTCCCACCCCACAGCTCCCTCTCGAACCCTGGGCTTGTGCTCCACTCGGCTCCTCACTGCCTCGTCCTCCATCTCTGCAGCTTCATCTTCGTCCGACACAACCGTGGCCTCGGGGCTGCTTTCCCCTCCCAGGGGCAGCAACCCCCCAAGCTTCTTCCCCTTCAGCAGGATCTTCCCCTTCAATTGCTAGAGACGAAGAGACAACTCATCAGGACCCCCCTGGCCTCCCAgtcagtccctgccctctcttctGGGCACCCCCATCCCCACCACGTACCTCGGGGGAAGGCAGGCTAGTGGTGACCCCATCGAGTGGCCGGTCCAGCAGCATGGGCCCCAGGATGGTGCGCAGGTGTCTTGCCATCACGCGCTGCTGCTCCAAGCTGCAGTGGTTCTCCAGGGACAGGATGACCGGGTAGGGGGACACCTGGAGGCCCAAGGGCATGTTAGGACAGGCTGGCCACCCCTAGGCCCCTCCTCCTCATCCCCCGGGAGCTCAGCATCTACCTTGAAGGCATAGTCCCGGATGGCCCTGAGCACGTCGCACAAGAGGATCTTGGACGTGAATGTGTAGCCATGGTAGATGATTGGCTCGAGGTTGGGCCCATCCCAGCAGTCGAGCTCCAAGCAGCGGCAGCCTTTGCACAGGGCCCTGAGGGTAAGGGTGGTGGCTAGGACCCTCTAGGTCCTGTTCTGGGTTCCCCTCCTGATTCCCGCCCACAAGGCCTCCCTGGACCTCACCGGATGTAGGCTTCGGTACTGCTGGGCCCTGTGAGCTGGTCCTCCAGCAGGTAAGTGTTGTGTGAGGAGGACACCAGGTAGTGGCTGAGTGGCTGGCTCATATCCTGGTAGACCCTCCGGTGC is part of the Callospermophilus lateralis isolate mCalLat2 chromosome 1, mCalLat2.hap1, whole genome shotgun sequence genome and encodes:
- the Plcd1 gene encoding 1-phosphatidylinositol 4,5-bisphosphate phosphodiesterase delta-1 isoform X2, which gives rise to MDSGRDFLTLHGLQDDKDLQALLKGSQLLKVKSSSWRRERFYKLQEDCKTIWQESRKVMRSPESQLFSIEDIQEVRMGHRTEGLEKFARDVPEDRCFSIVFKDQRNTLDLIAPTPADAQHWVLGLRKIIHHSGSMDQRQKLQHWIHSCLRKADKNKDNKMSFKELQNFLKELNIQVDDSYARKIFRECDHSQTDSLEDEEIEAFYKMLTQREEIDRAFAEAAGSAETLSVDQLVTFLQHQQREEAAGPALALSLIERYEPNETAKAQRQMTKDGFLMYLLSADGSAFSLAHRRVYQDMSQPLSHYLVSSSHNTYLLEDQLTGPSSTEAYIRALCKGCRCLELDCWDGPNLEPIIYHGYTFTSKILLCDVLRAIRDYAFKVSPYPVILSLENHCSLEQQRVMARHLRTILGPMLLDRPLDGVTTSLPSPEQLKGKILLKGKKLGGLLPLGGESSPEATVVSDEDEAAEMEDEAVRSRVEHKPREDKLRLVQELSDMVIYCKSVHFGGFSSSGTSGQAFYEMASFSENRALRMLQESGNSFVRHNEGHLSRIYPAGWRTDSSNYSPVEMWNGGCQIVALNFQTPGPEMDVYQGRFQDNGACGYVLKPAFLRDPNTTFNSRALTQGPWWSRKQLSIRVISGQQLPKVNKSKNSIVDPKVTVEIHGVGRDMASRQTAVITNNGFNPWWDTEFEFEVVVPELALVRFVVEDYDASSKNDFIGQSTIPWNSLKQGYRHVHLLSKNGDQHPSATLFVKISVRD
- the Plcd1 gene encoding 1-phosphatidylinositol 4,5-bisphosphate phosphodiesterase delta-1 isoform X1; amino-acid sequence: MQCLGVPSRRWSRSRSRELYLQEQSLKVAALNGQRLGLQDDKDLQALLKGSQLLKVKSSSWRRERFYKLQEDCKTIWQESRKVMRSPESQLFSIEDIQEVRMGHRTEGLEKFARDVPEDRCFSIVFKDQRNTLDLIAPTPADAQHWVLGLRKIIHHSGSMDQRQKLQHWIHSCLRKADKNKDNKMSFKELQNFLKELNIQVDDSYARKIFRECDHSQTDSLEDEEIEAFYKMLTQREEIDRAFAEAAGSAETLSVDQLVTFLQHQQREEAAGPALALSLIERYEPNETAKAQRQMTKDGFLMYLLSADGSAFSLAHRRVYQDMSQPLSHYLVSSSHNTYLLEDQLTGPSSTEAYIRALCKGCRCLELDCWDGPNLEPIIYHGYTFTSKILLCDVLRAIRDYAFKVSPYPVILSLENHCSLEQQRVMARHLRTILGPMLLDRPLDGVTTSLPSPEQLKGKILLKGKKLGGLLPLGGESSPEATVVSDEDEAAEMEDEAVRSRVEHKPREDKLRLVQELSDMVIYCKSVHFGGFSSSGTSGQAFYEMASFSENRALRMLQESGNSFVRHNEGHLSRIYPAGWRTDSSNYSPVEMWNGGCQIVALNFQTPGPEMDVYQGRFQDNGACGYVLKPAFLRDPNTTFNSRALTQGPWWSRKQLSIRVISGQQLPKVNKSKNSIVDPKVTVEIHGVGRDMASRQTAVITNNGFNPWWDTEFEFEVVVPELALVRFVVEDYDASSKNDFIGQSTIPWNSLKQGYRHVHLLSKNGDQHPSATLFVKISVRD